A section of the Chrysiogenia bacterium genome encodes:
- a CDS encoding adenylate/guanylate cyclase domain-containing protein codes for MRFLRLSGFKIGMLLTAMILFVYVVDQVQDHPLASFFRQVELKAYDYRFKLRGQRNPGEDVVILAIDEKSIEELGRFPWARRVFAKAVDNLRKDGVAVVANDIVFSEPDPADGDLEKIWALAKKYQTTGLRSPEVLPSNYDDAFSDVLAGLGDREDAELRQKVARLRDNVRKNASSYEQQSRRFYQDIKELAIGANDEAYAKEIEKLPGFVAGYFFYDSLQEVEGLKEEDYRTGKEMIDPSQIAVREMPSEIEEFEPYGILHEAVGVRTNITPISSAARHHGFFNAQQDVDGVLRTYRTVERFEDSLYPSLAVEAVRAFYQHLDPEGPADIVSDYQPGVGLLSLNVAGTNVPIDERGGLLINYYGQKKQFAHYSFADVVSGNFKPGTFKDKIVLIGSTAIAVFDLRPTPFQRNFPGVEIHASVVQNILSNNFMQPRGYTLLASEFALILLLGMFLGIFVPRVRAVLGAAVSIVLLIGFTAANFAMFDQGVWLNFIYPALTIIIVYGGITIFRYATEEKEKKQIKSAFGLYLHPAMVDQLAEHPDSLKLGGERRNLTAFFSDIQGFSTFSEGMEPENLVNFLNEYLTEMTEILQSYDATVDKYIGDAIVAFFGAPLPFEDHAIKACHATLDMQRRLDELRHGWKEQGLPMVYQRIGMNTGDVVVGNMGSSKRFNYTMMGDTVNLAARLESGAKQYGIYQMIAEETEKAAREAIETRWLDYLVVKGKSIPVTIYELIAKKGELDHDQMWQDTLGLWKDGIAAYRNKNFMQALAKFEEIHNSVRPGDSPSKVYITRCQTFIQNPPPEDWDGVWIATSK; via the coding sequence TGAGGCTCTCGGGATTCAAAATTGGCATGCTGCTGACGGCGATGATCCTGTTCGTCTACGTGGTCGATCAGGTGCAGGATCATCCGCTCGCGTCTTTCTTTCGTCAGGTCGAGCTCAAGGCCTACGACTATCGTTTCAAGCTGCGCGGCCAGCGAAACCCCGGCGAGGACGTGGTGATTCTGGCCATCGATGAGAAAAGCATCGAGGAACTCGGACGCTTCCCCTGGGCCCGGCGCGTGTTCGCAAAGGCAGTCGACAACCTGCGCAAGGACGGGGTGGCGGTGGTCGCCAACGATATCGTTTTCAGCGAGCCAGATCCCGCCGACGGCGATCTCGAGAAAATCTGGGCGCTGGCCAAGAAATACCAGACCACAGGACTTCGCAGCCCGGAGGTCCTGCCTTCGAACTACGACGATGCCTTCAGTGACGTGCTGGCCGGCCTGGGAGACCGTGAAGACGCCGAACTTCGACAGAAGGTCGCGCGGTTGCGCGACAATGTGCGCAAGAACGCATCGAGCTACGAGCAGCAGAGCCGCCGCTTTTATCAGGACATCAAAGAACTTGCGATCGGCGCCAACGACGAGGCCTACGCAAAGGAAATCGAAAAGCTTCCGGGCTTTGTCGCGGGTTATTTCTTCTATGACTCCCTTCAGGAGGTCGAAGGCCTCAAGGAAGAGGACTACCGCACGGGCAAGGAGATGATCGATCCCTCACAGATCGCTGTTCGCGAAATGCCGAGCGAGATCGAGGAATTCGAACCCTATGGAATCCTGCATGAGGCCGTGGGCGTTCGGACCAACATCACCCCCATTTCGAGTGCGGCCAGGCACCACGGTTTCTTCAACGCCCAGCAGGATGTGGACGGCGTTCTTCGAACCTATCGCACAGTTGAGCGTTTCGAGGACAGCCTTTACCCCTCGCTTGCAGTGGAGGCGGTGCGGGCCTTCTATCAGCACCTTGATCCCGAGGGACCGGCCGACATCGTCTCCGACTACCAGCCCGGCGTCGGCCTTCTCTCGCTCAATGTGGCGGGAACCAACGTCCCCATCGATGAGCGTGGCGGCCTGCTGATCAACTACTACGGTCAGAAAAAGCAGTTTGCCCACTACAGTTTTGCCGACGTGGTGAGCGGCAATTTCAAACCCGGGACTTTCAAGGACAAGATCGTCCTCATCGGTTCGACAGCCATCGCCGTGTTCGACCTTCGCCCCACGCCGTTCCAGCGCAACTTCCCCGGTGTGGAGATCCATGCCAGCGTCGTGCAGAACATCCTCTCCAACAACTTCATGCAGCCGCGCGGTTACACGCTGCTGGCATCGGAATTCGCACTGATCCTGTTGCTGGGCATGTTTCTGGGAATCTTTGTCCCGCGGGTTCGCGCAGTGCTGGGGGCCGCGGTCAGTATCGTTCTGCTGATCGGCTTTACCGCAGCAAACTTCGCAATGTTTGATCAGGGGGTGTGGCTCAATTTTATCTATCCTGCACTCACGATCATCATCGTCTACGGCGGTATCACGATCTTCCGCTATGCCACCGAAGAAAAAGAGAAGAAGCAGATCAAGAGCGCCTTCGGGCTCTACCTGCATCCGGCGATGGTCGATCAGCTCGCCGAGCATCCCGACTCCCTGAAGCTCGGCGGTGAGCGCCGAAACCTGACGGCCTTCTTCAGCGACATTCAGGGTTTCTCCACCTTCTCCGAAGGAATGGAACCGGAAAACCTCGTCAATTTCCTCAACGAGTATCTCACCGAGATGACCGAGATCCTCCAGAGCTACGACGCCACCGTGGACAAATACATCGGCGATGCCATTGTGGCTTTCTTCGGTGCGCCGCTTCCCTTCGAGGACCACGCCATCAAGGCCTGCCATGCCACGCTCGACATGCAGCGGCGTCTGGACGAGCTGCGCCACGGCTGGAAGGAGCAGGGCCTCCCCATGGTCTACCAGCGCATCGGCATGAACACCGGCGATGTGGTCGTGGGGAACATGGGATCGAGCAAGCGATTCAACTACACGATGATGGGCGACACGGTGAACCTGGCGGCGCGCCTGGAATCGGGTGCCAAGCAATACGGCATCTACCAGATGATCGCCGAGGAGACCGAGAAAGCCGCCCGCGAGGCAATCGAGACCCGCTGGCTCGACTACCTGGTGGTCAAGGGCAAGAGCATCCCGGTGACCATCTACGAGCTTATTGCCAAGAAGGGCGAGCTCGACCACGACCAGATGTGGCAGGACACGCTGGGACTGTGGAAGGACGGCATTGCCGCCTATCGCAACAAGAACTTCATGCAGGCACTCGCCAAGTTCGAGGAGATCCACAACAGCGTGCGGCCCGGCGATTCGCCCTCCAAGGTCTACATCACCCGCTGTCAGACCTTCATTCAGAACCCGCCGCCCGAGGACTGGGACGGCGTCTGGATTGCAACCAGCAAGTAA